From the genome of Asterias amurensis chromosome 17, ASM3211899v1, one region includes:
- the LOC139949875 gene encoding uncharacterized protein — protein MAEQVAAAPKAKKAAKPKAPAAHPETKVMVAAAVAALKDRKGSSLQAIKKYVKANYKVGENYDTHIKKCVKTMVAKGALSQTKGKGANGSFKIDGKNVKSDAAKAAKAAKDKAKKAAQKEKDKAKKAAKKAKAAAKKAAKPKTAKKSTKKAKSPKKVAKKPAAKKVAAKKPAAKKVAAKKPAAKKAAKPAKKAAKPTKKAAKPAKKAAKPAKKAAKKSKK, from the coding sequence ATGGCCGAACAAGTAGCAGCAGCACCAAAGGCGAAGAAGGCCGCCAAGCCAAAGGCACCAGCCGCTCACCCCGAGACCAAAGTTATGGTCGCCGCTGCCGTCGCCGCCTTGAAGGATCGCAAGGGATCTTCCCTGCAAGCCATCAAGAAGTACGTGAAAGCCAACTACAAGGTTGGAGAGAACTACGACACCCACATCAAGAAGTGCGTGAAGACCATGGTAGCCAAGGGCGCACTTTCCCAGACCAAGGGAAAGGGAGCCAACGGTTCCTTCAAGATCGACGGCAAGAACGTCAAGAGTGACGCCGCCAAGGCCGCCAAGGCTGCCAAGGATAAGGCAAAGAAGGCAGCCCAGAAGGAGAAGGACAAGGCAAAGAAGGCAGCCAAGAAGGCCAAGGCAGCCGCCAAGAAGGCAGCCAAGCCCAAGACCGCAAAGAAGTCCACCAAGAAGGCCAAGTCTCCCAAGAAGGTCGCCAAGAAGCCAGCCGCCAAGAAGGTTGCAGCAAAGAAGCCTGCCGCCAAGAAGGTTGCAGCAAAGAAGCCTGCCGCCAAGAAAGCAGCCAAGCCCGCCAAGAAGGCCGCCAAGCCCACCAAGAAGGCCGCCAAGCCCGCCAAGAAGGCAGCCAAGCCCGCCAAGAAGGCTGCAAAGAAGTCCAAGAAGTAA